The Setaria viridis chromosome 2, Setaria_viridis_v4.0, whole genome shotgun sequence DNA window cgcctacCCGCGCCCCGGcctcaccacctcctcctcccgccggttCCTCCACCGCTACCCGGTATGGACGGACACTAGTTACTCGCCTCGGCGGGCTCGTCCGTGCTGCTCGATCTGattgtttctttctctcttcctctgtttTGAGTCCAGACGAACGGCTCCGGCGGCGAACTGGAGGGCACCGAGAGCGGCGAGGCGTTCAGTGTTCCGGTAAGATCACAATGCGTGGCTTTTTTTGTGGTTTGTCTTTTGGATTTCCCATAAATGATTCAAATTTGGAAAGATATTTTGTATTGGTTTGATCCTAGGGGGATTAGGTTGTAAGTACACTACCCCTTCATCACTTGATCGGGGAAAATGAGGAGAAGATGTCACATTGAACCATACGCATAGGAAATGTTAGATTGGACCTCTCATGTAAGAACAGCTGATGAGCCTGTTATGTTTCGATCAAATGCAGGCACATGGATGGGTTGGGCAGGACGATCTTTGGCGTTCAAAGCTTGCTAGCAACTTCTATGGATGCTGCAACTCTAGCAGTAAATTTCTTGGTGAGCAGTCACTCTGTCGTGATTTGTTCCTTATAATTTAGACGATGATGTCATAACTGTTGGATATTGTGTCGACCTGTGTAGTGGGAGTCGATGATGAATGCCGATGTGTATCTTTTTGCATTATGATGACTGATGATTGAACAACTATATCCACTTAAAGGTCTTTCCTTTGTCTTTTTTGGCAGATTCCAGTGTTACCACACAGCCAGAGCGATACTTGATTGTTGTTACAAGTGGAGGTCTCAATCAGCAGAGAACAGGAGTAAGATGTTCCCCTGGTTGTCTTCGAGTACATGTAGAGTAGCGTGCGTGTAAATGGGTATTATTGAAACACATGAAGTTAACATAGAATTCCTTTCTGCACATGTTGTGTTATTTTCTATCTTATTGCTCCAACTAAGGAGCATGTTGTGTATAATACATGGTCAGGACCTGCTTAACTACCTGAGGTACCTTAATTGTTCTAGGTCACCAGGCTATGTAGTATATGTGCAGGTGTGATGCGTTTAATGAAATGCCAATTCTTTTGATAAAATGGACCGGAGAAGCTTTTGTTACAATTTACTTCCAAGTCCAAATTACTTATTTGCTGGTTTTCCCTATCCTGTACAGCAGAACTATGCATTAGACATATCATAACACCTGCTTCTTTGTAGATAGTTGACGCTGTAGTTGCTGCACGTATTTTGAACGCTACACTTGTTGTTCCCAAACTGGATCAAACATCTTTCTGGAAAGATTCAAGGTATGCAACAGTGAGCAGTGAGAACTTCCCAAATTTCAGCCCATCATCTTCTATGATTTATAGGTGTTCAGATTTAATTGACTCCGCTTCTTTTGTACTCAATGCCGCAGCAATTTTTCAGAAATCTTTGATATGGACTGGTTCATTTCATTTCTTGCAAAGGATGTCAAAATTATAAAAGAGCCTCCAGAAAAAGGAGGTAAAGCCATGAAACCTTATAAAATGCGTGTCCCCCGAAAATGTACTCCGCGGTGTTACTTGAACCGTGTCTTACCGGCACTTCTGAAGAAGCATGTAAGTTGTTGAACTTTTGGCTTAACTGGCTTAGATTAGTCCCTTTCCACCATCACAACACTACATTTGATTATCCTTTTTTCATATATCAGTAATTGAATTTTACTAACCAGTTACTTGACCTGTTACTCTGGTGGTCAATTATTGTTACCATAACTTACTACCTTTTGAGGGAGATTTGTCAATAATGCTTGGCTACCTGTATTGTTATGTAACTTATTCCTGCACTTCATTATTTGTATGCTTCTATGtgtagttttaattttttaaaaaaaaagaagcataaAAGTAAtgaagtttgatttttttttaatgtcCTACTACGTTTAGTTTGATTAAGGAATGAGCCTGGCTCAGTTCCTGGGAGGTGTGTGTGCACACCCCACCACCCAGGTTCGAGTCTTCTTCGACTTGAACTCGAGTGCTTATTCTTTTCTCATTTACAAAGCCACCTAGTTCCCCCTAGGTTGGTCGAATTTTTTGTGTAGTTTGATTTCTGTTTCCAATCATTTCTTTGGTTGAGATAACATGGGATATTTGAGTTAATAAGAATCTTGTCACATACCTTATTTTACTTCCTGGTGGTGCAGGTTATTCGAATGACTAAATATGACTATAGGCTCTCAAATAAGTTGGACACCGACCTGCAAAAACTGCGTTGCAGAGTCAATTATCATGCTTTGAGATTTACTGATCAGATACAAGAATTGGGTAAAAAGCTAATACAGCGAATGCGGGAAAAGAGCAGATATTTTATTGCTCTTCACCTGAGGTATTCTTCGTTCTGTAAAATTAATTGAACCAGTCACCattctgcatttttttttacattttgtTCCAAGTTTACCTGTTTCAGCTCACTCGATTGCAAGTATATGAATACTACCACTGTTTTGGACATCTGATCTCAAAATGATGAGTGGTGCATAACAAAAGCTGGGGTGTGGATGATTGACTGTAGAGGCAATAATTCTTTACTTCTTCAGCCATTTAAAAATCGTCTCAAACTTTTCTCTTAGAGCATCATTGTTTCCCCATCTCCAGAATTTCTTCTTCTGTTCTGTTTGTGTACAACAAAAAATGACTTTAAATGTTGAAATGAAGTTGCTAATATTGCTAACTGGTTTCCCTTCATCTCCAGTCAGTTCCCTTTGAACTTAATAAGATGATAATTAagcagaaaaatatgaaaaatggtTGGTTagagataaaaataaatatgGCATATTCTTCTGCATTCTTGTTCCGTGCATGTTCATTATGATTCTATTTCTTGTCCAAGACATTTTTTTATTCCCTGATGGCAGATTTGAACCTGATATGCTCGCCTTTTCTGGGTGCTATTATGGTGGTggagaaaaggagaggagagaatTAGCTGCAATACGTAGACGATGGAGAACCTTGCATGTACGAGCTGTATGATGTGTAGTCATTACTTGCTTACTGGGATAGAGTTACCTATCTTGTCATGTTTTAACATTCCAGATACGTGACCCGGAGAAAGGAAGAAGGCAAGGTAGATGTCCACTAACTCCTGAGGAGGTAGGGCTGATGTTGAGGGCATTAGGCTACAGAAGTGATGTCCACATTTATGTTGCTTCTGGTGAGATATATGGAGGGGATGATACTTTAGCACCCCTCAAAGCGCTTTTTCCCAATTTCCATACAAAAGAATCACTGTCAAGCCAAGAGGAGCTTGCTCCATTCTTGAAGTTCTCATCTCGCATGGCTGCAATCGATTTCATTGTCTGTGATGAAAGTGATGCTTTTGTGGCTAACAACATTGGTAACATGGCCAAAATTCTGTCTGGGCGAAGGTGACACATCTTTCGAAATTGTTCTTATATTTATCTGCTGTTAaccattttcccttttttatttattagttGATTTATCTATCAATGCTCTCTGCAGGAGATATTTTGGCCACAAGCGAACAATCCGGCCAAATGCTAAACAACTCTATCCCTTACTTATGAAGAGGGGAAATATGTCATGGGATGCATTCTCCGCGCAGGTGCGAATAATCCAGAAAGGATATATGGGAGAGCCCATGGAAATTGCACCAGGAAGAGGCGACTTTCATGCCAACCCTGCCACCTGTATATGTGAAAAGACCGGCGAAAACTTAGCGGCAGTCAAGTCCATTTCTAGAAGTAACCAGGAACCTGTAAATGACGCTGGAATAAAGAAAGCCGTTGGTAGACCACCATATCCTGTTTATACTGACGAAGAGGCAGATGGATCTGATACAGAAGATGACCAGGATACCACCGCGAGGGGAGAGATGGTTGACACTGAACCTGACGATGACTCTGTGATCAGGCAAGAGGATCCTGAGCTAGAGGAGATCCTGTCAGATTAGTTCAGTTGCGCAGCTATTTCTTCAAGTTAAGTTATGCAAAACTGACTTTGCATATACATGTGTTGTATGTGGCAGTAATCTGATGGTCTGGACATCTCCTAACTGCAGCTGTTGGTGTACATAGATTTTGCGGTGTGCAGCTGTACATCCTCTTTCCCCTAGCAGAATGAGGGCATTGGTCATGTTTTTCATCTGCGGCGTTGTGGCGGCCGGatttttcctccttttccttaTAAAACATCGCCGCCTGTGCTCATCGCTCATGGAAATGTGTATATTCTGCTTCATTTTCTTAACCTCTTTGCTAGTCCAAATTTCTTGGTATCTTGTTTGACGGTTGCTGCTGTCTTTTGTGCTGGAACCTTGTTGACCCAACACGATGTAACATTGCATAATCCTTGTCAGCAGAAAGTAGCCTGATGCTTGCAGTCACCGCATAGCCGATTCTGTGTTAACATTGCCTGATCTCTGTTAGAAGAAAGTAGCGTGAATGCGTGATGCTTACAGTCACTGTATCGCGTTTTGTTTGAATAGCACAGACGGCCAACGTATGAGTGTTTGTGCAGTATTGTATATACCTGTGTATGTGTCGTCCAGCCCACGAAAGAACTGCCTTGTTCAGGACTTTAAGGTCAGGCGCGGTGACATGATTTTCGCCTCACTGAACATCTCTGGAGATTGAACTAGTTTTTGGGTCAGATGAGATGGACACCCGCAAGCTAGCGTTTCTGTTTGACAAGGAGTGACAGGCAGTATGTGTCCTATGGTAGCAGGGGCTCGCGCCGCATTCAGTTGGCAGTTTCTCGCCGGTACATTATACGTGAGAGGTCCACCGAAACTGGCCTATTCGTACGCACAATTTTGGCCGGCGTCGTTGGATCACTTGCGCTGTCACTCACTGTGTAGCGGTGTTCAGTTCAGAGCCTCAGAGGTCACAGGCTCACAGTAGTAAAAGCTAGCTCCAGATTCCAGCTCTGACTCCTGAAGCGCCCAGACCAAATGGAGGTGTCAAATACAGGCACCAAAATGCAGTCCAGGCTAGATGTCAGGTGTCATCACAGATGTCGGGCAACATTGAACATCCCACCGCTGCCGAGGCGAATGCCCAACCTGTTCAGCCAGCATCTGGGCATCTGCTTTTGGGCGCGCGTGGTAGACCGGCGTGCGAAACCGATCCCGAACACCGGCTACAGGTCACACGAAGCGTACGTGTGGTGGTTTGTATACACTTCAACCATATCCAGGATCAGGCCTGCCCGGGCTCGATCCAAATCCGGTCCGGTCGGAGCATCCTAGATTAGATCCCGATACATCGTCGCTGCTCGTCACGTGCATATTTTCATTCGAGTGCTTCCACCCTGACACTCGGGGTGGAGGCAGCCGGCCACCCGCGCCGTTGGGGGCTGGCGGCTCGCTCCGTCGGGGTCGCGCCGGCCGCCTCTGCCGTCGGGACCGACCTGCCCGCGCCacgcctgcctccgccgccgctggggccggggtcggggtcggGGTCGAGGTGGTCGCGCCGCACCGGGGTGCTGGTTATATGAGTGCGGTGGAGCGCGCCGTTCTTCCAAAGTACTTTCATATCCTTCGGTCTACATTTTTATGGAGAGCTAAGCTCTCCTAACGGCTTCAGCTCCGGCTTCTGGAggagtcatgccaaacaaaaaaaaaagaaaacggtTTCGATGTTGGAGTACTTATGGAGCCATTCCCGAAAATGAACTGGACCATGGAGCTAAAAATACGGGCTCCAGCGGCTCCTCCTTTCACCCCCCACATTGATTGTACCAAAATGCCCATAAAGTTAAGCTATTTTTCACCTTCACATGCCACCAACGTTCCGACCCACCAAGCCACCCCAATGGCGCACACGGTGACCAAGGGACCAGGCACTAGCAGGAGCAAATGTAGTAGCTAGGCACCAGCAGTGGCGCACGATGGTAAGGAGCAACGATGGTGGCGGAGCGCGCGGTgggcaccagcggcggcggagcaacAACATGGCGACGAGGGCTGCACCGCGGGGTCGGAGCAGAGCGGCGCGTCGGGGCCACAACGTGGCGGCAAGGGTGCGGCGCGTCAACAACCGGAGCCACACGACGCCCGCTCCTCGTAGGGTGGCGGGCCAGAGCAGATGGGGTTGGAATGAACTGGAGGATAGGAGGAAGGATGAGGCGGCCGACGGGGATGGTGGGATGTGGGGGCGGGTCGGCGGGGGCGAAGATGGGTGGGAGGCGGCCGGAGGTGGAGACAGGTGGGAGGAGGCGGGAGGTGGAGACGGCCAGGAGGCAGCAGCGGGAGGTGAGGGCTagccgcgggaggcggcgggacaCCGGGAGGCGGGGGCTGGGGGTAAGCCGGCGGTGGGAGGCGGATAACGAAGGAAGAGAAAAAGATAAtgaaggaagagaaaagaaggaaggaaggaagaaaagaaaaaaagaaaaggaaaaggaaaaggaaaaggaaagggtaTTATGGGTATTTCATCTCATCTGACCATTATCTAACCATTTTAAACTACATGGaagagccgttttgccaaacgatTTTTCAAAAGGGCTTTAGCTTCACTAGAGAAGCCACTCCATCTGAGAAGCCAGAGCTGGAGccgttttcaaaaaaaaaagttgaagccCTGTCAAACTGGTCCTGAATTTTCCATACACTTTGATTAGGTGATTGATGGCACGTAGTACCTAACCCATTGCACTGGAAATCCTGCCATTTTCATTCTTCCAAGTGATTTATAGTCCCTCTCTCCTATGGTAGAGAATTTTTTAGGACAGTAGGTGGTAAGTGCAAAGGTaatatcacaaaaaaaaagttttttctacTTCTAGGGGGAAAAAAGGTACGCATTTGTTCAAAATGAGATACTGAATGTGCTGAATAGCTCAAGCTTTTTCCTCTGTAACTGTAGGCCAAAAAACAAGAGAGTTACTTCTCCGATGATGTTCTCTGTTATTTTTAATTCCTCTGCAACTGTAAGTTAAAAGAACAAGAGAGTTACTTCCCGATGATGTTCACCTGTCTTCGAGGGggcaaaaaaacaaagaaagataTGATCGATCATCTTGAGCTCTGGACGGTCCATTCATAGGATAATATGGCCTGGAATCTTTGCCCGACAAGCAGCTTCAATCCAGTTCCTGGGAGGATGTGTTGGCGCAGTGTCGAGCCTAGGAATCCGCTTATGTTAACGTTGCGTTGTCCTGAATGGCCCGTTGCAGCTTTGAGAAGGGAACTGACGAAGGGCTGTTGACCCCCGACGATTCCAGGATTCACGAACCAGTGATCCAGTGCACGGCCGCTCCGGATTCTGCCAGGAGCAGACAGAGTTTCGCAGCACTACAGCTGGGCAACCTCGGTCCGCAGCGTACCGGCTCAAAAGCCTCAAAAGTCCATGCAGAAACAGCAGGGTGAACAGAAACCCGTAGATGATTAGGAAGGACTCGCAAGCAAGAATCCAACTACAATCTCGTGAACAAACCAACGACGCCGGCTTCTGGTTTCACTTCCCCGGATCCCCTctcctctgtttcttttttttgaaacattacCCCTCTCCTCTGTTTCGCGACTCGGGAGCAGGCGCGCACGGACAGAGGGGGGCGCCGCGCCCACTGCCGGGCCGCTTGCCGGCTGCCGTCCCCACTCGGGACACGCCGCACACCAGCACGGCAAGTGTACGCCAAACTGTTACCACCGCTGCTCCAGCGTGGCTCAACACTTCGACACGTATGAAGTTCCTATGCTGTCCTCCTAAGTGTAACGTGTTGAACATTATTGTCCAATTATGTTTACGAAGTCTCTAGCACCGCTCCATTGGAAATTTTACTTTCTGCTAGTCCTTCTCTCTTATTTCTTCCATGAAACTCAACGGGAAGGAAACCAAAAATATTAAATGCACATGAAAGAAAGTAAAATCGATGGTCGAAAATGAGTCAAGCAAACCttcatagaaaaaaaagaaatgcctTGCAACTCTTTTTTCATCATCGGTTCAACCTCTTCTAGCTCTGCAAGTATAGTTGTGCACGAGTTTTCTTGAAATGAGAAGTGGTGGTGTTGCATAAAAGTAATGCTTATCGCTCACAGTAAAAATGAATCATGTCTAGAGAGACAAATGCTTGGAGGCTTTTTTAAAATGAATAATAAGAACTGTTTCCGGTACTTTCATCAATCAATGTACACATCAACAATAAGGACCTCTTTGGTACAGCTCCTGAAACGACTTCAGCATGGGCTTCATGTGAAGCTGTACCAGACGGTAGTTTCCAAAATGGCTTCAGGGTGAAGCCCTGGCGGAGCCGGAGCCAAAATCAACAAGAACGCCGGAGCTGGAAAAACTGGCTCCTCCCGGCTCCCTGCCCATCCGCGCATGGACATGAAACAAATTACGCGATCCGCCCCTCCACCGGTTGAGCAAGCACGCAGCTCTTCCCAGGTTGTGCCGACCCCAAAGAAACCATGCTGTGCCTTGCTCGTCTTCGGTGTGCCTCGCGCTCGTGCCCTAAACCTCGCGGCGCAACCATTGCCGAGCAGCTCGTCGCCCTTCCTTCTGCGTCAATGTCACCAGCTCGATTGGAACCAATTAGCCCTCAAATGGAGTCGCCGCATCCTCCTCTACCCGTTGCGGCACTTGCCCGAGGATCCACCAGCTAGGGACGCCGGTGATGGCTGGAATCAGGGCCACGGTCCACAGAGAAGAGTAGACAACAGCCGAACATGGCTGTTCATGTACTTTTCGGATTGGTCCCTAGGAAATCATcaaatctttcctttctttctatGTGCCTTAACCATCTTACCGGTAGCCCCTAGAAAGATTTAGATATTGATTCATCTAAATTAAGGCCAAACATACCATTCAATTTAACAAACAGGTCAAGTGTATCCAGGGCAGATTGGACAATTGACATTTTCAATCCATTCATAAAGACAggaagaagccgttttgccaaacgtttttgAAACGGCTTCAACTCACCAGAGAAGCTGCTCTAACAGAGGAGCTAGAGACAGAGACGTTTTTGGAGGAGCCGCAGCCCTGCCAATAGGGCCTCTTTGGAATGAAGGAATATCAAAATGTAGAAATAGGAAAAATATAGGAATAGAGTTGCATTACATTTGCAATCCTATAGGATTTGATAATGTAGGAAAGTTTGTAATAGAGTGTTTGGATGCAACataggaaaaataaaggaaCGAAGAGAGATAGATACAAAGGAAAGTTTCCAAGATGTTAGATCTTAGttttcctccaaaattcctATGGATTCATTCCATGGGAATCCTAAGGAATTTCATAGGATAtaatcctttgttccaaagggACACATAGAAAATTTTCCTATAGAATCCTTCAAAATTCCTTTAATtttcctttgttccaaaggaGGCTTAAGAAAAATGGAATAAGATGAAAAACGAAATTAATTTCTAACATTTTGTACGAGTGGGCAAGCTTGAAAACCGTTGCACACCAAGCTACAATGCTGCCGACCGCAGAGGATCCCtacgagctgctgctgctgcagactAGCGAGCCGGCGCCCACGCTTGTGCACACCCCACTAGGCTCAGCTGTCGTCTCCGGCGCCTTTTACCGACCC harbors:
- the LOC117842168 gene encoding O-fucosyltransferase 6, translated to MGQPRRRGYQHGHHHRCPRRIALPAAALALLFLAVSLLSVSLLSAPPLAYPRPGLTTSSSRRFLHRYPTNGSGGELEGTESGEAFSVPAHGWVGQDDLWRSKLASNFYGCCNSSSKFLDSSVTTQPERYLIVVTSGGLNQQRTGIVDAVVAARILNATLVVPKLDQTSFWKDSSNFSEIFDMDWFISFLAKDVKIIKEPPEKGGKAMKPYKMRVPRKCTPRCYLNRVLPALLKKHVIRMTKYDYRLSNKLDTDLQKLRCRVNYHALRFTDQIQELGKKLIQRMREKSRYFIALHLRFEPDMLAFSGCYYGGGEKERRELAAIRRRWRTLHIRDPEKGRRQGRCPLTPEEVGLMLRALGYRSDVHIYVASGEIYGGDDTLAPLKALFPNFHTKESLSSQEELAPFLKFSSRMAAIDFIVCDESDAFVANNIGNMAKILSGRRRYFGHKRTIRPNAKQLYPLLMKRGNMSWDAFSAQVRIIQKGYMGEPMEIAPGRGDFHANPATCICEKTGENLAAVKSISRSNQEPVNDAGIKKAVGRPPYPVYTDEEADGSDTEDDQDTTARGEMVDTEPDDDSVIRQEDPELEEILSD